Proteins co-encoded in one Halorussus salinus genomic window:
- a CDS encoding glycosyltransferase family 1 protein, with amino-acid sequence MRVLIVPELYRPDDATANGTLNDATVWVEEWLDIDPDLHVYWLLSPPEVANYDPEYVLADRERVTLIEAEPFMHGRRHQNAFTESGYSEEQLEALAGATYDQLGYVDVVIDQLRRGRADLGKWLFALDGHRVGQPWPVDIVTNVHDLQLPFKYADTGWRDEFQRHTEIADAVLSDGMWFKAAVDWEGLREEGHEFMRESVVDSALDDAVQTGSPIDFSQFEADYADEPRYLHVAGSAWDKKQVGTVMGIAEMLHDRFGIETVMTSMGKIPAEYTDLPWVEAYPKASRREFEEALRKGDLCISATEYETLARTWFEQAGSGQVLIARNQPWIYDAIPRDYELAGTIDELPDLAVRAVEHWDEATDEARRMLDYAKGIRDPEQSGQRTYDDMADRVAAKVEAYDPDANDAAVGRTLEAAADEAGRIPLDELNRESAAFTDDGEPILAGDCALSEVVFALRRRGYADTGSAGTPVFEKRE; translated from the coding sequence ATGCGCGTCCTCATCGTCCCGGAACTCTATCGGCCCGACGACGCGACCGCTAACGGCACGCTCAACGACGCAACGGTGTGGGTCGAGGAGTGGCTGGACATCGACCCGGACCTCCACGTCTACTGGTTGCTGTCGCCGCCGGAGGTGGCCAACTACGACCCCGAGTACGTCCTCGCCGACCGCGAGCGCGTCACCCTCATCGAGGCCGAACCGTTCATGCACGGCCGTCGCCACCAGAACGCGTTCACCGAGTCGGGCTACAGTGAGGAGCAACTCGAAGCCCTCGCCGGAGCGACTTACGACCAGTTGGGTTACGTGGACGTGGTAATCGACCAACTCCGGCGGGGGCGTGCGGACCTCGGGAAGTGGCTGTTCGCGCTCGACGGCCACCGGGTCGGCCAGCCGTGGCCGGTCGATATCGTCACCAACGTCCACGACCTCCAACTCCCGTTCAAGTACGCCGACACCGGGTGGCGCGACGAGTTCCAGCGCCACACCGAAATCGCCGACGCGGTACTGAGCGACGGGATGTGGTTCAAGGCCGCGGTCGATTGGGAGGGCCTGCGCGAGGAGGGCCACGAGTTCATGCGGGAGTCGGTGGTCGATTCGGCGCTCGACGACGCGGTCCAGACCGGGAGTCCCATCGACTTCTCGCAGTTCGAGGCCGACTACGCCGACGAACCCCGATACCTCCACGTCGCGGGGTCGGCGTGGGACAAGAAGCAGGTCGGCACCGTGATGGGAATCGCCGAGATGCTTCACGACCGATTCGGTATCGAGACCGTGATGACCAGCATGGGCAAGATTCCCGCGGAGTACACCGACCTGCCGTGGGTCGAGGCGTACCCGAAGGCGTCCCGCCGGGAGTTCGAGGAGGCCCTGCGAAAGGGCGACCTCTGCATCTCGGCGACCGAGTACGAGACGCTGGCCCGGACGTGGTTCGAGCAGGCCGGGAGCGGGCAGGTCCTGATAGCCCGCAACCAACCGTGGATATACGACGCCATCCCGCGGGACTACGAGCTAGCCGGAACCATCGACGAGTTACCCGACCTCGCGGTCCGAGCGGTCGAACACTGGGACGAGGCGACCGACGAGGCCCGGCGGATGCTCGACTACGCCAAGGGGATTCGGGACCCCGAGCAGTCGGGCCAGCGGACTTACGACGATATGGCCGACCGCGTGGCGGCGAAGGTCGAGGCCTACGACCCCGACGCGAACGACGCCGCGGTCGGTCGGACGCTCGAAGCGGCGGCGGACGAGGCGGGCCGGATTCCACTGGACGAACTGAACCGCGAGAGCGCCGCGTTCACCGACGACGGCGAGCCGATTCTGGCGGGCGACTGCGCCCTCAGCGAGGTCGTCTTTGCGCTCCGGCGTCGGGGGTACGCCGACACCGGAAGTGCGGGAACGCCCGTCTTCGAGAAACGAGAGTGA
- a CDS encoding D-2-hydroxyacid dehydrogenase, with amino-acid sequence MTQPDVLIPHYVSKSARDGLTEGLADLLADLDLSVAATPPETEEYLSSAEVVLTNRFPAEEVAAASELQWVQALSAGVDHFPREAFADADVALTSASGIHAEPIGEQVLAYLLTFERNLQTGMNQKHRGVWENYGGRELRDETVGILGLGAIGGRVAELASAFGTRVVGTKRDPESAPDAVDEAYGPDGLYDVLAQSDYVVVALPLTDETRGLIGEEELRTMDSSSVLVNVARGEIVDEEALTTALQKGHLRGAALDVFETEPLPANSPLWDLSNVVITPHMAGSTPHYYDRCANLFAENYGRFVAGELDAMENRIV; translated from the coding sequence ATGACCCAACCCGACGTGCTGATACCCCACTACGTCTCGAAATCGGCGCGCGACGGTCTCACGGAGGGACTGGCCGACCTGCTCGCCGACCTCGACCTCTCGGTGGCCGCGACGCCGCCCGAGACCGAGGAGTACCTGTCGAGCGCCGAGGTCGTGCTGACCAACCGGTTCCCCGCCGAGGAGGTAGCCGCCGCGTCCGAGTTGCAGTGGGTACAGGCACTCAGCGCGGGCGTGGACCACTTCCCCCGCGAGGCGTTCGCGGACGCCGATGTCGCGCTGACCAGCGCCTCGGGCATCCACGCCGAACCCATCGGCGAGCAGGTGCTGGCCTACCTGCTGACCTTCGAGCGCAACCTCCAGACGGGGATGAACCAGAAGCACCGCGGCGTCTGGGAGAACTACGGCGGCCGGGAGTTGCGTGACGAGACCGTGGGCATCCTCGGATTGGGCGCTATCGGCGGCCGGGTGGCCGAACTCGCCTCGGCGTTCGGCACGCGCGTCGTCGGCACCAAGCGCGACCCCGAGTCCGCGCCCGACGCGGTGGACGAGGCGTACGGTCCCGACGGTCTCTACGACGTGCTGGCCCAGTCGGACTACGTGGTCGTCGCGCTCCCGCTGACCGACGAGACCCGCGGCCTAATCGGCGAGGAGGAACTTCGGACGATGGACTCCTCTTCGGTCCTCGTCAACGTCGCCCGCGGCGAAATCGTGGACGAGGAGGCCCTGACGACCGCACTCCAGAAGGGCCACCTCCGCGGCGCGGCCCTCGACGTGTTCGAGACCGAACCGCTCCCCGCCAACTCGCCGCTCTGGGACCTCTCGAACGTCGTCATCACGCCCCACATGGCCGGTTCGACGCCCCACTACTACGACAGGTGTGCGAACCTGTTCGCCGAGAACTACGGGCGGTTCGTCGCGGGCGAACTCGACGCGATGGAGAATCGCATCGTCTGA
- a CDS encoding sugar phosphate isomerase/epimerase family protein: MRPAIQLYTLRELDDSLPDLLRRVGETRFEGVEFAGLGDSDPDEIRDALDDAGLDAAGAHVGIEEFEDDPEETVETYRELGCDRLVVPYLDEAEFASETAVTDTARRLQTLAGRVDEAGASLGYHNHDHEFTDIGDDRAAFDLLADETDFDLELDVGWATAAGRDPADLLRHLRGRVPLVHLKDVADTTPVELGEGDLDIDACVAAARDAGTEWLVYEHDQPTDPEESLAHGAERLAELVE; the protein is encoded by the coding sequence ATGCGACCAGCGATTCAGCTCTACACGCTCCGCGAACTGGACGACTCGCTTCCCGACCTCCTGCGGCGCGTCGGCGAAACGCGCTTCGAGGGCGTCGAGTTCGCGGGATTGGGCGATTCGGACCCCGACGAAATCCGCGACGCACTGGACGACGCCGGACTCGACGCCGCGGGAGCGCACGTCGGCATCGAGGAGTTCGAGGACGACCCCGAGGAGACCGTCGAGACCTACCGCGAACTCGGCTGTGACCGCCTCGTCGTGCCGTATCTGGACGAGGCCGAGTTCGCCAGCGAGACCGCCGTCACCGACACCGCGCGTCGCCTCCAGACGCTCGCCGGGCGAGTGGACGAGGCGGGCGCGTCGCTGGGCTACCACAACCACGACCACGAGTTTACCGACATCGGCGACGACCGCGCGGCGTTCGACCTGCTGGCCGACGAGACCGACTTCGACCTCGAACTCGACGTGGGGTGGGCGACCGCCGCTGGCCGGGACCCCGCGGACCTCCTCCGACACCTCCGGGGTCGCGTTCCGCTGGTCCACCTGAAGGACGTGGCCGACACCACGCCGGTCGAACTGGGCGAGGGCGACCTCGACATCGACGCCTGCGTCGCGGCCGCCCGCGACGCCGGGACCGAGTGGCTCGTCTACGAACACGACCAGCCGACCGACCCCGAGGAGTCCCTCGCCCACGGCGCGGAGCGGTTGGCGGAACTGGTCGAGTAA